Proteins from one Flavobacterium branchiarum genomic window:
- a CDS encoding 5' nucleotidase, NT5C type, which yields MKKKTIAVDMDGVLADIEVSLIEHYNKECGTTLSRESIQGMSEDEAFNGRTILRKILNSENFFRSLPVMPDAVESLRKLQENFEIFIVSAATEFPMSLHEKIEWLGEHFPFIKWENIILCGSKKIISTDYMIDDHSKNLDHCMGEPIMFTAFHNINQTHHLRVNNWKEVLETLEKTL from the coding sequence ATGAAAAAGAAAACTATTGCTGTCGATATGGATGGCGTACTTGCTGATATAGAAGTTAGCTTGATAGAACATTATAATAAAGAATGCGGAACGACTCTTTCAAGAGAGAGTATTCAGGGAATGAGTGAGGATGAGGCTTTTAATGGAAGAACTATTTTACGCAAAATTTTAAATTCTGAAAATTTTTTCAGATCACTACCTGTTATGCCAGATGCTGTGGAGAGTTTACGAAAGTTGCAAGAAAACTTTGAAATCTTTATCGTTTCTGCAGCTACAGAATTCCCGATGTCTCTTCATGAGAAAATAGAATGGTTGGGAGAGCATTTTCCTTTTATCAAATGGGAGAATATCATCTTATGCGGAAGTAAAAAAATTATCAGTACAGATTATATGATTGACGATCACAGTAAAAATTTAGATCATTGTATGGGTGAGCCTATAATGTTTACTGCATTTCATAATATAAATCAAACACATCACCTAAGAGTGAATAATTGGAAGGAAGTACTAGAAACGTTAGAAAAAACGCTCTAG
- a CDS encoding DeoR/GlpR family DNA-binding transcription regulator gives MKKEERKNVILEYLSKEHRVTLLELSEYLNVSEDTVRRDVKELSDQGLLKAVRGGAVAPSPIPLHFRNREKHDLESKKIIAEKAISYLKDGQVVFIDGGTTSLALVASFPYDLKLTVITNSFPVAVLIEDLPNIELIFAGGKMCKTSFATASIETIDFFRNFRADVCLLGVCSMHHERGVTGIIYDDSQIKKNMIQNSNTVIALSSIEKIGTAEAYFVCPIKDINILVTNISPEEEALKPYKEAGILLV, from the coding sequence ATGAAAAAAGAAGAACGCAAAAACGTGATTTTAGAATACTTATCAAAAGAACATAGAGTTACTTTATTGGAACTTAGTGAGTATTTAAATGTTTCTGAAGATACTGTTAGAAGAGATGTAAAAGAGCTTTCTGATCAAGGCTTACTAAAAGCAGTTCGCGGAGGCGCAGTAGCTCCGTCTCCTATTCCGTTGCATTTTAGGAATAGAGAAAAACACGATCTTGAGAGCAAGAAAATTATTGCCGAAAAAGCAATCTCCTATTTAAAAGATGGACAGGTAGTTTTTATTGATGGAGGAACAACTTCTTTAGCTTTAGTCGCTAGTTTTCCTTATGATTTAAAATTGACTGTTATCACAAATAGTTTTCCTGTAGCAGTACTAATAGAAGATTTACCCAACATCGAATTAATCTTTGCTGGTGGAAAAATGTGCAAAACATCGTTTGCTACTGCAAGTATTGAAACTATTGATTTCTTCAGAAATTTTAGAGCCGATGTTTGTCTTTTAGGGGTTTGTAGTATGCATCATGAACGTGGAGTAACAGGTATTATATATGATGATTCACAAATTAAAAAGAACATGATTCAAAATTCAAATACCGTTATAGCACTAAGTTCAATTGAAAAAATCGGAACTGCCGAAGCTTATTTTGTGTGTCCAATTAAAGACATTAATATCTTGGTAACTAATATCTCTCCCGAAGAAGAAGCTTTAAAACCATATAAAGAGGCTGGCATACTATTGGTTTAA
- a CDS encoding methyltransferase domain-containing protein yields MIFKQLRLNIDVEDSTFNELYSTRVKRLSERHWTPVEIAKVAADYLVDKPNKKVLDIGAGAGKFCLVGAASTRGKFYGVEQRESLIKVSKKIAEKHNIKNVEFIHSNINQISFSDYDAFYFYNSFYENIDITCPIDKIIVPEKELFHSYSNYVKEQLAKTPKGTRLVTYWSTWEEIPESFDLEQSACDGVLNFWKKKV; encoded by the coding sequence ATGATTTTTAAACAACTACGACTAAACATAGATGTTGAAGACAGTACATTTAACGAATTGTACTCAACGCGCGTCAAAAGGCTTTCTGAACGACATTGGACACCGGTAGAAATTGCTAAGGTTGCCGCTGATTATCTGGTAGACAAACCCAATAAAAAAGTATTAGACATAGGTGCTGGAGCAGGAAAGTTTTGCTTAGTAGGCGCCGCCTCTACAAGAGGTAAATTTTATGGTGTCGAACAAAGAGAATCACTTATAAAAGTGTCTAAAAAAATAGCTGAAAAGCATAATATAAAAAATGTTGAATTTATACATTCAAACATCAATCAGATTTCCTTTTCAGATTATGATGCTTTTTATTTTTATAACTCCTTCTACGAAAATATCGATATTACCTGTCCAATTGACAAAATAATAGTTCCAGAAAAAGAGTTATTTCATTCTTACTCAAATTACGTAAAAGAACAATTGGCAAAAACTCCCAAAGGAACTAGATTAGTAACTTATTGGAGTACTTGGGAGGAAATTCCGGAGAGTTTTGACTTAGAACAATCTGCTTGTGATGGAGTATTGAACTTTTGGAAAAAAAAGGTTTAA
- a CDS encoding (R)-mandelonitrile lyase, which translates to MDTKKKESNNTIFPKGDPASADYFTGNAWVKMLVPDDRALNTVIGNVVFEAGARNNWHTHPGGQILIVTHGVGYYQEEGKPIQLLNIGDVVSILPEVKHWHGASPDSEFTHIAISTNTQNGIVNWLERVTDEQYNTFK; encoded by the coding sequence ATGGATACAAAAAAAAAGGAATCAAACAATACTATCTTTCCAAAAGGAGACCCAGCTTCTGCAGATTACTTTACAGGGAATGCTTGGGTAAAAATGCTTGTTCCAGATGACAGGGCATTAAACACTGTTATAGGAAATGTTGTTTTTGAAGCTGGTGCTAGAAATAACTGGCATACACATCCTGGAGGTCAAATACTTATTGTTACACATGGTGTAGGGTACTACCAAGAAGAGGGCAAACCTATTCAATTACTCAATATTGGAGATGTTGTTTCTATTTTACCCGAAGTAAAACACTGGCATGGCGCATCACCAGATAGTGAATTTACTCATATAGCAATAAGTACGAATACTCAAAACGGCATTGTCAATTGGTTAGAAAGAGTTACTGATGAACAATACAATACCTTTAAGTAG
- a CDS encoding helix-turn-helix domain-containing protein yields the protein MNNHIVSQASDFNTNDLKLKGFKVYEVNSGVNAVPTYNRRDFYKICINTSKSLIHYADRGIETDGTILFFGNPRIPYSWEIISPIYRGYACVFTEEFLKVNYRSDSLNESPLFKIGGTPIFTLTTAQEEFITSMFAKMIVEQDTDYIFKDDLIRNYINLIIHESLKMQPTENFFKHKNASSRITTLFLELLERQFPIETKDQPLKLKTPQDYAQNLAVHVNHLNRSVKEITGKSTTTHVSERIISEAKALLQHTDWSIADIGFSLGFEYPSYFNNYFKRLTGTVPKTLRV from the coding sequence ATGAATAATCATATTGTTTCTCAAGCTTCAGATTTTAATACCAACGACTTAAAGCTAAAAGGCTTTAAAGTGTACGAAGTTAATAGTGGTGTCAATGCTGTTCCTACTTATAATCGTAGGGATTTTTACAAAATTTGTATTAACACCAGCAAAAGCCTAATTCATTATGCAGATAGAGGTATTGAAACTGACGGTACCATATTATTTTTTGGAAATCCTCGTATTCCATATTCTTGGGAAATTATTTCACCTATTTACCGTGGCTATGCTTGTGTTTTTACGGAAGAGTTTTTAAAGGTCAATTATCGTTCTGATAGTCTTAATGAATCGCCTTTGTTTAAAATTGGTGGGACTCCTATATTTACATTAACTACTGCTCAAGAGGAGTTTATAACTTCGATGTTTGCGAAAATGATTGTAGAACAAGACACTGATTATATTTTTAAAGACGATTTAATTCGGAATTATATCAATCTGATTATTCATGAATCATTAAAAATGCAACCTACAGAAAACTTCTTTAAACATAAGAATGCTTCTTCTCGTATTACTACTCTTTTTTTAGAACTTTTAGAAAGACAGTTTCCAATTGAAACAAAAGACCAACCACTTAAGCTTAAAACACCACAAGATTATGCTCAAAATCTTGCTGTACATGTCAATCACCTGAATCGTTCGGTAAAGGAAATCACAGGTAAATCGACTACAACACATGTCAGCGAAAGAATTATTAGCGAAGCAAAAGCACTTTTGCAACATACAGATTGGAGTATTGCAGACATAGGATTTTCACTTGGATTTGAATATCCGAGTTATTTTAATAACTACTTTAAAAGACTAACAGGAACTGTACCTAAAACGTTACGAGTGTAA